The stretch of DNA TCTCATAAAATCGATCTTCCATTTGCTTTGCGCTCACCATGAGTTTTCCGCGAAAACGAAGATCCTGGAAACACATGCCAGCGTTTCCCAAAGAACTGTGATAGGTATTGATGGCATCAAAATAATCTGTTGAAGCTTTCCATTCAATACTGGCCAATCGCGTGTGGTAGGAAGGATCTTTCGTTTTTGTGTAGACATATTCTAATTGATCGAATGGATTCTCGACTTGAAATTGTTGATCGAGTCGTTGATGCAGATATTGTTGAAAAGTCACTTGGTGCATGTTTACTTCTCCGAGTTCTGGAAGCACATTGGCGACGTAGCTGTTAAACATGGAATTTGGGGAAAATAAAATGATTTGATCGCTCGTCAGACTATCTCGATAGTGGTATAGCAAATAAGCAATTCGTTGCAGCGCGACCGATGTCTTGCCACTCCCAGCTGCACCATGCACAATTAACAATTTCCCGTGGTCATGACGAACAATTTGGTTTTGCTCCTGTTGAATGGTGGCGACAATTGAATGCATCTGCTTATCAGTGCCTTTTCCAAGCACTTGTTGCAAAATCTCATCACCAATTGTTAGAGTTGTGTCAAATATCGATTCCAACGTGCCATCACGTATGATATATTGCCACTTTTTTTCTAATGTCCCTTCAATGAAGTCTCCTGGAATCGTATATTTCGCAGGACCCGGCTGATAATCGTAATACACGCTCGAGATCGGTGCTCGCCAGTCGTAAATCAGAAAATCATCTCCACTTACGTCTTTAAGAGTGGAAATCCCGATGTAGATTTGTTCAGGCGAGGATGTGCCGTCTTCTAAAAAATCAATTCGACCGAAATAAGGGATTTTCTGCATACGCTGGAGTGTAGCTAAGCGTTTTGATGTATGGCGATGCAAGCTTTGACTGACAGCTAACGCTTCTGCTTCTTGACGCAAACCAATAATCGTTTCTAAATAATCATCAAACGAATCTGTATTTACTTTCACTTCTTCCCAAAAGTGCTTCCGAATGTTGATGACTTCTTTTTTTAGTCGTGTCGTATCTCCATCAAGTGTCTGCATTTCCTTTGAGATGACATCCATGACATGGTCCAATCGTTGTTGTTCCTGATGCAGTTCCAGTTTCATCGCAATCGCCCCTTAAAAAGTTTTCTCAAAAAGCTTGACTATTGACGGATCGGTATTGTATACTTAAAGTAAGGAATACTATACAATTCGACAAATATAAACATATCTATATAACTGTATCATATTTAACAAAACCTGTCACTAGTCGAAACGCTTTTGCGGATCGATTTCTATAGAAAAAACGACCTTGATTCACAAGGTCGTTTTTTTATTTTTATTGAATTGTTGTGAAATTTTGATTGAACATATATCAAGGCTATCTGAGATAAACCCTGCTATCCATATAACTTTAAACCTTCAATAATCCTCTAAACCCTCTCGCAGCATAATACGAATCGGCTCCATTGTGATACACAAAGACCGTGTCATAGCGACGATCACAGAACAGTGCGCCGCCGAGTTTGCGGATATCGTCTGGCGTTTGGATCCAACTGGATGTCTTGGTGTCGAATTCACCAAGCGTCTGGAGGTGTCGGTACCGTTCTTCGGTTAACAATTCAATTCCCATTTCCGCCGCTACGTCTACCACGGAGTTTTCAGGTTTGAATTTTTTGCGTGCTTCGAGGGCTGCACGGTCGTAGCATAGACTTCTGCGCTCTTTCGGACT from Paenisporosarcina sp. FSL H8-0542 encodes:
- a CDS encoding DUF4256 domain-containing protein — encoded protein: MSPTKNLSTEEQNKLLETLQKRFEKHTERHEGVNWQDVQTKLEDSLEKLWSLNEMERTGGEPDVIGYDEEAVEYLFCDCAKESPKERRSLCYDRAALEARKKFKPENSVVDVAAEMGIELLTEERYRHLQTLGEFDTKTSSWIQTPDDIRKLGGALFCDRRYDTVFVYHNGADSYYAARGFRGLLKV